In Pithys albifrons albifrons isolate INPA30051 chromosome 16, PitAlb_v1, whole genome shotgun sequence, a genomic segment contains:
- the NDUFB6 gene encoding NADH dehydrogenase [ubiquinone] 1 beta subcomplex subunit 6: protein MSGPTEDEKLRLQQLRALRRRWLRDQELSEREPVLPPRRLGPVGAFWEGFLRPGGLWRQQVYKAYQRSGFFLVRVLIPAWIITYYVKYHLMKSPHGVVMANPRIFPGDRILETGEIMPPMKEDPHEHH from the exons ATGAGCGGCCCCACGGAGGACGAAAAGCTGCGGCTGCAGCAGCTCCGGGCCCTGCGGCGCCGCTGGCTGCGGGACCAGGAGCTGAGCGAGCGAGAGCCCGTCCTGCCCCCGCGCCGGCTCGGGCCGGTGGGCGCGTTCTGGGAGGGCTTCCTGCGGCCCGGGGGGCTCTGGCGGCAGCag gtgtaCAAGGCCTACCAGCGCAGCGGCTTCTTCCTGGTGCGGGTGCTGATCCCTGCCTGGATCATCACCTACTACGTGAAGTACCACCTGATG AAATCACCGCACGGTGTGGTCATGGCCAATCCACGGATATTCCCA GGGGACAGAATTTTAGAGACTGGAGAAATCATGCCACCCATGAAGGAAGATCCCCACGAGCACCACTGA